In Melioribacteraceae bacterium 4301-Me, a genomic segment contains:
- a CDS encoding DUF2249 domain-containing protein encodes MAVKELDIRPVPPREKHPTIFATFDALKNGEGFQLINDHDPMPLYYQFNAERPNQFEWEYVEKGPNVWRINIFKK; translated from the coding sequence ATGGCAGTAAAAGAATTAGATATTCGTCCAGTCCCACCCCGTGAAAAACATCCCACAATATTTGCAACTTTTGATGCATTAAAAAACGGTGAGGGATTTCAATTAATAAATGATCACGACCCAATGCCATTGTATTATCAATTTAATGCTGAAAGACCGAATCAGTTTGAATGGGAATATGTTGAAAAAGGTCCTAATGTATGGCGTATTAATATTTTTAAAAAATAA